In Streptomyces qaidamensis, one DNA window encodes the following:
- a CDS encoding Glu/Leu/Phe/Val dehydrogenase dimerization domain-containing protein: MATPLLSLTWTDHLTGRQGFLVVDRLVRGVASGRLRMRAGCTLDEVTGLARGMTVKEALHYDPASRYVPLGGAKGGIDCDPRDPEAYPLLVRYLRAMRPYIESCWTTGEDLGLTQDLVDRAAAEAGLISSIQAVYPLLDDEAEARRRLRDAFAVEVDGIGLDELVGGCGVAEAALAALARAGVPYTGTRVALQGLGTMGGATARFLTRSGLTVVAVADLKGTIANGAGLDVESLLAARDAHGTVDRSALRPGDRELPGDAWLSADAEVLVPAAVSYAIDAANQERITARWVVEAANMPVRPEAELLLAARGVTVLPDVVVNSGTNAWWWWTLFGDIGADPEEAFAYTRRSMRALVERMLERAQVDESTPRAAAHAIAADRLPVIAERFGWFR; the protein is encoded by the coding sequence ATGGCCACCCCCCTGCTGTCCCTGACCTGGACCGATCACCTCACGGGACGGCAGGGCTTCCTGGTCGTCGACCGGCTGGTGCGCGGGGTCGCCAGCGGCCGTCTGCGGATGCGCGCCGGCTGCACCCTGGACGAGGTCACCGGCCTGGCCCGCGGCATGACCGTGAAGGAGGCCCTGCACTACGACCCCGCGAGCCGCTACGTCCCGCTCGGCGGCGCCAAGGGCGGCATCGACTGCGACCCCCGGGATCCCGAGGCGTACCCGCTGCTGGTGCGCTACCTGCGCGCGATGCGGCCGTACATAGAGAGCTGCTGGACGACGGGCGAGGACCTCGGGCTCACCCAGGACCTGGTCGACCGGGCGGCGGCCGAGGCGGGGCTGATCTCCTCGATCCAGGCCGTCTACCCGCTGCTGGACGACGAGGCCGAGGCCCGGCGGCGCCTGCGGGACGCGTTCGCGGTCGAGGTCGACGGCATCGGCCTGGACGAGCTGGTCGGCGGCTGCGGGGTGGCCGAGGCGGCCCTGGCCGCCCTGGCCCGGGCCGGGGTGCCGTACACGGGGACGCGGGTCGCGCTCCAGGGGCTGGGCACCATGGGCGGGGCCACCGCTCGCTTCCTCACGCGCTCGGGGCTCACGGTCGTGGCCGTCGCCGACCTCAAGGGCACGATCGCCAACGGGGCGGGCCTCGACGTCGAGTCGCTGCTCGCCGCCCGGGACGCCCACGGCACGGTGGACCGCTCCGCGCTGCGCCCCGGTGACCGCGAACTGCCCGGCGACGCCTGGCTGTCGGCCGACGCGGAGGTGCTGGTGCCGGCGGCCGTGTCGTACGCGATCGACGCCGCGAACCAGGAGCGCATCACCGCCCGCTGGGTGGTGGAGGCGGCCAACATGCCCGTACGGCCGGAGGCGGAGCTGCTGCTGGCCGCGCGCGGGGTGACCGTGCTGCCGGACGTCGTGGTCAACTCGGGGACGAACGCCTGGTGGTGGTGGACGCTGTTCGGGGACATCGGCGCCGACCCCGAGGAGGCGTTCGCGTACACCCGCCGCTCGATGCGGGCCCTGGTCGAGCGGATGCTGGAACGCGCGCAAGTCGACGAGTCGACCCCGCGCGCCGCCGCCCACGCGATCGCGGCGGACCGGCTGCCGGTGATCGCGGAGCGGTTCGGCTGGTTCCGGTGA
- a CDS encoding TetR/AcrR family transcriptional regulator encodes MTRVRLSVAQRRGDLLRAAIEQIEARGVAAVRIADVASALGVSNALVLYHFSTKEQLVAAAFRHAAEGDLAHLRKLLGRRSPALRRLRSAVRWYAPTGQAKGWRLWIEGWAAALRDPALREVAQDLDRQWKAALAEVIAEGVAAGEFRCPDPAGTALRLTALLDGLAVQLTSYAGAVPRARVQEWVEEALVRELDLAEEARLTP; translated from the coding sequence GTGACGAGAGTCCGGTTGAGTGTGGCCCAGCGGCGCGGGGATCTGCTGCGGGCCGCCATCGAGCAGATCGAGGCGCGGGGTGTGGCGGCGGTCAGGATCGCCGACGTGGCCTCGGCGCTGGGCGTGAGCAACGCACTGGTCCTCTATCACTTCTCGACGAAGGAGCAGCTGGTCGCCGCCGCGTTCCGGCACGCGGCGGAGGGCGACCTGGCGCATCTGCGCAAGCTGCTCGGCCGCCGTTCACCGGCGCTGCGCCGGCTGCGGTCGGCCGTGCGGTGGTACGCCCCGACCGGGCAGGCCAAGGGCTGGCGACTGTGGATCGAGGGCTGGGCGGCGGCGCTGCGCGACCCCGCGCTGCGGGAGGTCGCCCAGGATCTCGACCGGCAGTGGAAGGCGGCCCTCGCCGAGGTCATCGCGGAGGGCGTGGCGGCGGGCGAGTTCCGCTGCCCGGACCCGGCCGGCACGGCCCTGCGGCTCACGGCCCTCCTCGACGGCCTCGCCGTCCAGCTGACGTCCTACGCCGGCGCGGTGCCGCGGGCGCGGGTGCAGGAGTGGGTGGAGGAGGCGCTGGTCCGCGAGTTGGACCTGGCGGAGGAAGCGCGGCTGACGCCTTAG